A single Tenacibaculum sp. Bg11-29 DNA region contains:
- a CDS encoding nucleoside-diphosphate sugar epimerase/dehydratase, which translates to MRKKLVLKAFEKYASRWVVLTIDIILICISFILAYTVRFNASLNFDIENLYYQIPFIAFIALISFLSVGSYRGIIRHTGTRDAFNVFVGVTLLSMITISIVLINTTFKIIPSFTIPKAIVIIHYLISILVLIISRYVFKAFFEIMSTELSTITNVLIYGAGNSGLITYGALNRDTKNKYEVIGFVDDDEKKIGKKIDRIKIYNGQKIDKDFITSKHINEIIISIQKIKPDKLLYLTDKLLQLGVKVKIVPPLSKWIDGDLEANQIKSIKIEDLLDRKPILIDNPIVKRDVNNKVILVTGAAGSIGSEISRQLSLYQHKQLVLIDQAESPLYDLQQELLQKGRKNITFIVADVRDTVRMSLIFKDYKPQKVFHAAAYKHVPLMETSPYEAVKINIAGTKNIADLSIKNNVERFVMVSTDKAVNPTNVMGATKRVAEMYISCLSNSNDHNTKFTITRFGNVLGSNGSVIPLFKRQIENGGPLTVTHKEITRYFMTIPEACSLVLEAGTMGNGGEIYIFDMGKSVKIYEIAKRMIYLSGLNFPDDIDIKITGLRPGEKLYEELLANGEDTAPTYHEKIMIAKNLQINALAISNKIKDLCDSNKDHNNEKIVQLLKIIVPEYKSKNSIYEQLDNIQ; encoded by the coding sequence ATGCGAAAGAAACTGGTTTTAAAAGCTTTTGAAAAATATGCTTCACGATGGGTCGTTTTAACTATAGATATCATTTTGATATGTATCTCATTTATTTTAGCATATACTGTTCGTTTTAATGCTAGTTTGAATTTTGATATTGAAAACTTATATTATCAAATTCCTTTTATTGCTTTTATTGCCCTCATCAGCTTTCTTTCTGTTGGTTCATACCGAGGTATCATTAGACACACAGGAACTCGTGATGCTTTTAATGTATTTGTTGGTGTGACTTTACTTTCAATGATTACAATTAGTATTGTTTTAATTAACACTACTTTTAAAATAATTCCAAGTTTTACTATTCCTAAAGCTATTGTAATAATACATTATTTAATATCTATTCTGGTTTTAATTATCAGCAGATATGTTTTTAAAGCTTTTTTTGAGATCATGTCTACAGAATTAAGTACCATAACTAATGTACTCATTTACGGTGCAGGTAATTCTGGACTAATTACCTACGGAGCACTAAATAGAGATACGAAAAACAAATACGAAGTAATTGGTTTTGTTGATGATGACGAAAAAAAAATTGGTAAAAAAATTGATCGAATTAAAATTTATAACGGTCAAAAAATAGATAAAGATTTTATCACGAGTAAGCACATTAATGAAATTATAATTTCTATTCAAAAAATAAAACCAGATAAACTTCTTTACTTAACAGACAAGTTATTACAATTAGGTGTAAAAGTTAAAATTGTACCTCCTCTCTCCAAATGGATTGATGGTGATTTAGAAGCTAATCAAATTAAAAGTATTAAAATTGAGGATTTACTTGATAGAAAACCAATTTTAATTGATAACCCTATAGTTAAAAGAGATGTAAACAATAAAGTTATTTTAGTAACTGGAGCTGCTGGATCAATTGGGTCTGAAATATCAAGACAACTTAGTTTATATCAACATAAACAACTGGTATTAATCGACCAAGCTGAATCTCCTTTATATGATTTACAACAAGAACTTCTTCAAAAAGGAAGAAAAAACATCACTTTTATAGTAGCTGATGTTAGAGATACTGTAAGAATGTCTCTAATATTTAAAGATTATAAACCTCAAAAGGTTTTTCATGCAGCTGCCTATAAACATGTACCATTAATGGAGACCAGCCCTTACGAAGCTGTAAAAATAAACATAGCTGGCACAAAAAACATAGCAGACTTATCCATAAAAAATAATGTTGAACGTTTTGTTATGGTTTCAACAGACAAAGCTGTAAACCCTACCAATGTTATGGGAGCAACTAAACGAGTAGCTGAAATGTACATTAGTTGCTTGAGTAATTCTAACGATCATAATACTAAGTTTACGATAACTCGTTTTGGTAATGTTTTAGGATCTAATGGCTCTGTTATCCCTCTTTTTAAACGTCAAATTGAAAACGGTGGTCCTTTAACTGTTACCCATAAAGAAATTACTCGTTACTTTATGACAATTCCTGAAGCATGTAGTCTGGTACTAGAAGCTGGAACCATGGGTAATGGTGGAGAAATATATATTTTTGACATGGGTAAATCTGTAAAAATATATGAAATTGCTAAGAGAATGATTTATTTATCTGGTTTAAATTTCCCAGACGATATTGATATTAAAATAACTGGTTTACGTCCTGGTGAAAAATTATATGAAGAGCTTTTAGCTAACGGAGAAGACACAGCTCCAACATATCATGAAAAAATAATGATCGCTAAAAATCTACAAATAAACGCTCTTGCTATAAGCAATAAAATTAAAGACTTATGTGACTCTAACAAAGATCATAATAATGAAAAAATAGTACAATTACTTAAGATAATTGTCCCTGAATACAAGTCGAAAAACTCAATCTATGAGCAATTAGATAATATTCAATAA